The Staphylococcus simiae genome includes the window TAGCCACTTTGAATATATAGACAGTAATGATTAAGTCGTTTGATTTAATGATAGTTTATTGTATCTATCATAACGACTCGATGATTGCTGTCTTTTTCATTTATGAAAGAAAGTAAGATGTTATGAGTGTACTATTCAATAGGTCTTAGCACCTATACTTTATCGTGTAGTTTATTAATTCCTTTAAGACACCCTCTAGACATCCTACACCCACTTCTAATTACAAACAAATTTGAATCTAATAAAGATTTATTTCGATGTGATTGTAATTTTAATATTTTGGGTAATTAAATATTACATAACTTTTTTAATCGAAGGAGTGTAATTTAATAATGGCTAAAATAATCGATACACATGCACATTTATGGAACGAAGACTATCTAGATAAGCTAGGTAAATTGGGAAGTAAAGGGACTGAAGTCGCTAAAGGAATTAACCAGTCTGGGTCTAAAGAAGATTTAAACAAACGTTTTAAAGATATGGATGATAGTGGCGTTGATATGCAAATTCTTTCAGCTACACCGCAATCACCACAATGGGGTACGAAAGAGGAAGCACATCAGTGTGCTAATGAGATTAATGATTTATATCGTTCTTTAGTACAACAATATCCAGACCGCTTCTTAGCATACGGTGCTGTATCTTTACCATATGTAGATCAAGCTATTGAAGAGGCTAAGACATTATTACAACAAGAAGAATTTGTAGGCATTGCTATTCCAACTATCGTTAAAGATAAAGTATCTATCGCTGATAAACAATTCGAACCATTCTTTGAAGCTATCAATGACTTACACGGCACATTATATATACATCCAACTGGCTGTGGTGCACAAAGCCCACTTGTTAATGATTATACTTTAGAATGGGTAATTGGTGCGCCTTTAGAATCAACATTTATCACTTTGCACCTTTTAAAAAATAATATTCCTCAGCAATATCCAAATATTAAATTCCATATTTCACATCTTGGAGGTGCTTTACCATTCTTTATGACTCGTATTGAGGATAATTATGAAGATTGGAATGCCTTTGACAGTGATCCATGGGAAATTTTAAACAAGCAATTTGTTTATGATACAGCAAATTTCCACGAACCATCATTAATCAATTCTGTAGAAACATTTGGTGCAGATAAATTTATGATGGGGTCAGACTTCCCTTATTTCCAAGATGAAAAATATAAACGCAGCGTTGACTACATTAAAAATAGTCGTCTAGATCAAGCTGATATTGATGGCATACTTAGCGGTAATGCTATTAAGTTTTTCAATATTAATCACAAGCACTAGTTGTTATGTCGAAGTGGGAGTAGGACAGCGTTTAAATATCTGTCTCTAATCATTAGACAAAGACGTTTCTATCATAACAAAGTAATATAAAAGGCTATATGACTCAGTATATAAACGTTACTGCAGTCGTATAGCCTTTTTAAATCATATCAAATGCTGTCATAACTTTCGTTAAAATTTTACGAATATATTGTTCATCGAGTACGTGAGGTTTAATCAAAATATTAAAGTAAATTGGTGAGAATATTAAATCTATAAACATGTCTTGTTCTTCAACTATCACATATGGACTTATAATTTCTTTGATTTTTTGTCTATTAATTTCAAAGTATTGTTGTAAGAAAAGCGTCTTAGCATCAGTCTGTCGTTCGCTAATTAATATTTCTAGTACTGCTCTTCCCAAATGTGTTTTATAAATTGACATTACTTTAATAATAAAGCTATACAAATCATCAAATACATAGTCATGTTTTGGATCAATTAACTCAAGTTGATCCACAAACATGCTCATAATAATAGCGTATTTATCTGACCATCGTCGATATATTGTCGCCTTAGAAACACCCGTATTGTCAGCTATTTCATCAATGGTCATTGCTGATAATGGCTTCGTATTTAATAATCTGTCTATTTCTAAATATATTTTATGATTTACTGTTGGATCTTTCGGTCTTCCAGCCATTCTTCTCAGCCCTTTTATGTGTAATAAACTCAACAATTTCAAATATAATCACTGCACTTACAAACCATGATATAAATCCAACAACGATACTTATTAACCACATGTGGGTTACATTTAACATTAACCATGTTATCAAAATACTGATTAGTACACCAGTCATACCAAATACCGCACCGCGACTCACATGCATTGCTATTTTATCTCCATATTGCATACCAGTAATAAACATAGAAACTAAAAATACTGCAGGAAATGTTGCGAATATACCACCAAATTCTTTCCATGGTAGTACTACGGATACAATGTAACTTAATAATACTGCAAATCCACCCACTAAAAATTTAATTGCCACTAATTTCATTTTATAAATCCTCCAATTATTTATATGTTTCATATTTTTGTCATCTATGAAGCTATGATGTTTAAGTTATAAATGGCGTACAGTAAATATAACGATAGAAACAATGAACCAACACACTAAAGTAAATACTGTTCCACGCTTATAACCCTTATGTTTAATATAAATGGAAGTTAAAAATACTGTGACAATACATGATATGATGCCAACTATGGCACCAATACTTAGGCTCATCGACATATTTATGAGCTCTGACCCTCTATGATCAATAGCTAATGCAATGACAGCAGCTAAGAAGACTGCAGGCATCGTTGCAATAATACCGCCTAATTTACCTCCAACCTTGTCTGCCATAATTGATGCTAATGCAACTGCAAAACCACCAATAATAAAATGAAGTATTGCACTTGAAATTGAAAACATATTAATCTGACCTTCTTTATTTAATTACTAAACGAAACGTTTCGTTTAATAATAGTGTAAAACTTATTTTGGGTTATGTAAAGATACTCATACGATTAGAAATGAATCATTATCTAACTCTTTCTATGCTGCTACATGTTTCACGTAAAACAACATACTTAAAAAAGTATGATTGAAGAATCAATTATTAGGTTAATGACGCCTTTCAACTAGTCATTTAACAGTGATTGATTGAAATAATTGAAGTAACACTGTTAGTCTAAGAGAATTTTTACTATAACTAGTTAACTGCAGCAGTAACGCGGATATTTAATTATCAATGAGTTAACATTTAAATCTTAAGCCCAAAGATGTTAATCATCTGCTTAGCCAACAATATATCAATGCGCAATATGCACTTGCTACCTAAAAAAAGTGATATAGAAGCATGTTAATCTTCCATATCACTTTATTATTAGCGTTTATAAATACGTATTTTAATTTCATAGTAATCTTCGTGATCTTTATCTTTATGTTCAACATGTAAACCTGATTGTTGAATAGCTTCTATACTTTTTCCAACTTCGTCTCTTGCTTGAGTAACATCTTGTGCAAATTGTAAGTTTTGAGCTTTAACTTTCTCAGGTCCTGTTTTTTGACGGACTCTATCTTCAGTTTGTTTAACATTTAACTTTTGAGCAATCACTTGTTCAATTAATGTTTCTTGTTCTTCTTCAGGTAAAGAAAGAACAGCTCTGGCATGTCGTTCTGTTATTTTACCTTCACGTAATCGTAATAAGACATTAGGTGCCAATTTTAGTAAACGTAATTTATTAGCGATAAAACTTTGGCTTTTGCCTAAACTTTTAGCTAACTCGCTTTGTGTAGTATCCCCAATTTCTAATAATTTTTTATAAGCTTCCGCTTCTTCAACTACTGATAAGTTTTCTCTTTGAATATTTTCGATTAAAGCAACTACAGCTGTTTCTTCATCATCCATATCACGAATAATAACATCAGCTTGAGGTAAGTTTAATGATTGCATTGCTCTAAAACGACGTTCTCCAGCAATAATTTCATACATACCCTCTTCTATTGGCCTTACAACTATGGGTTGTAACAATCCATGTTCATGTATAGATTCAGCAAGTTCTTTTATTTTATTCGGTTCAAATACTTGTCTTGGTTGATAACGATTGGGAACGATACGCTCAATTTGAATGGATTCAACATTGCTGCTGCGATCTTCTTCTATTTGTCCAATGATGTCATCTTTGTTTTTTAAACCAAATAATTTTGAAAAAGGTTTTTTCATTATCCATTCGCTCCTTTTAAATTAGTTGTAAAGGATTATGTGTTATTTTTCAAGTAAAGGAGTTTTATTTGGCGTACCTGGTTTTCTTGGATACTTTTTAGGTGTTTGTCTTTGTTTATTAATAACAAACATTTGTCTTTCTCCAGCATCCTCTGGCAATTCAAAGGTATACGTTTCCTCTACATTTCCACCTAAAACATTAATTGCAAACTGAGCTTCTTCGAGTTCTTCTTCACCTTTTGATGATTTTAAAGCAATAAATTGCCCACCCTTTTTGACAAGTGGTATACATAATTCGCTTAACACTGATAAACGAGCAACAGCTCTGGCAGTCACAACATCATAAGACTCCCTGTAGACTCCCTTACCAAAAGTTTCAGCTCGATCATGTATAAAACTAACATTTTGCAGACCCAATTCAGCTGCTAAATAATTTAAAAATTGAATACGCTTATTTAATGAATCTACAATAGTTACTTTAAGCTGAGGGAAAATGATTTTTAATGGAATGCTAGGAAATCCTGCGCCAGCACCAATATCACAAACTGTTATGTCTCGATTGAAATCATAGTAAAAACTTGGTGTGATTGAATCATAAAAATGCTTCAAGTACACATCATGTTCGTCTGTAATACTAGTTAAGTTCATTTTGTCATTCCATTCAACAAGTAACGTATAGTAAGTTTGAAATTGCTCTTTTTGAGTTGCTGTTAATTCAATACCATGATTTTTTAACTTTTCAGCTAGCCATTCTACTGTCATTGGTCAGTCACCCTTTGAAGTTTACCTTGTTCTAAGTAAACAAGTAATATTGAGATATCAGCTGGATTAACACCTGAAATTCTTGATGCTTGTGCTATATTTAATGGTTTTACTTCTGCTAATTTTTCACGTGCTTCTGTTGCTAAGCTATCGACTTTGCTATAATCCAAGTCCTCTGGAATTTTCTTTTCTTCCATACGCTTAACTTTTTCAACTTGTTGTAAAGATTTATTAATGTAACCTTCATATTTGGTTTGAATTTCTACTTGTTCTTCTACGTCAGCTGATAATTGATGTTCTTCTTCAAGAATTTTTAAAATGATATCATATGTCATTTCTGGTCTACGTAATAAATCTATTGCTAAAATACCATCTTTCAAACGTGAGCCACCATGTTGTTCAATAATGGACTGTGTATGTTCATTTGGTTTGATACGAATCTCTGATAAACGTTGTATTTCAGCATCTATTTGACGACGTTTGTCATTAAATTTTGCATATCTTTCTTCAGAAATCATACCTAATTCATAACCAATGTCTGTTAATCTTAAGTCTGCATTATCATGACGTAATAATAAACGATATTCTGCACGAGATGTTAATAAGCGATATGGTTCATTAGTACCTTTTGTTACTAAATCATCAATTAACACACCAATATATGCATCAGAACGACTTAAAATTTTCTCGCCAGTTCCTAATACTTTACCAGCTGCATTAATTCCAGC containing:
- a CDS encoding amidohydrolase family protein, producing MAKIIDTHAHLWNEDYLDKLGKLGSKGTEVAKGINQSGSKEDLNKRFKDMDDSGVDMQILSATPQSPQWGTKEEAHQCANEINDLYRSLVQQYPDRFLAYGAVSLPYVDQAIEEAKTLLQQEEFVGIAIPTIVKDKVSIADKQFEPFFEAINDLHGTLYIHPTGCGAQSPLVNDYTLEWVIGAPLESTFITLHLLKNNIPQQYPNIKFHISHLGGALPFFMTRIEDNYEDWNAFDSDPWEILNKQFVYDTANFHEPSLINSVETFGADKFMMGSDFPYFQDEKYKRSVDYIKNSRLDQADIDGILSGNAIKFFNINHKH
- a CDS encoding TetR/AcrR family transcriptional regulator, coding for MAGRPKDPTVNHKIYLEIDRLLNTKPLSAMTIDEIADNTGVSKATIYRRWSDKYAIIMSMFVDQLELIDPKHDYVFDDLYSFIIKVMSIYKTHLGRAVLEILISERQTDAKTLFLQQYFEINRQKIKEIISPYVIVEEQDMFIDLIFSPIYFNILIKPHVLDEQYIRKILTKVMTAFDMI
- a CDS encoding DUF3147 family protein, translated to MKLVAIKFLVGGFAVLLSYIVSVVLPWKEFGGIFATFPAVFLVSMFITGMQYGDKIAMHVSRGAVFGMTGVLISILITWLMLNVTHMWLISIVVGFISWFVSAVIIFEIVEFITHKRAEKNGWKTERSNSKS
- a CDS encoding DUF3147 family protein gives rise to the protein MFSISSAILHFIIGGFAVALASIMADKVGGKLGGIIATMPAVFLAAVIALAIDHRGSELINMSMSLSIGAIVGIISCIVTVFLTSIYIKHKGYKRGTVFTLVCWFIVSIVIFTVRHL
- the noc gene encoding nucleoid occlusion protein, with protein sequence MKKPFSKLFGLKNKDDIIGQIEEDRSSNVESIQIERIVPNRYQPRQVFEPNKIKELAESIHEHGLLQPIVVRPIEEGMYEIIAGERRFRAMQSLNLPQADVIIRDMDDEETAVVALIENIQRENLSVVEEAEAYKKLLEIGDTTQSELAKSLGKSQSFIANKLRLLKLAPNVLLRLREGKITERHARAVLSLPEEEQETLIEQVIAQKLNVKQTEDRVRQKTGPEKVKAQNLQFAQDVTQARDEVGKSIEAIQQSGLHVEHKDKDHEDYYEIKIRIYKR
- the rsmG gene encoding 16S rRNA (guanine(527)-N(7))-methyltransferase RsmG, which codes for MTVEWLAEKLKNHGIELTATQKEQFQTYYTLLVEWNDKMNLTSITDEHDVYLKHFYDSITPSFYYDFNRDITVCDIGAGAGFPSIPLKIIFPQLKVTIVDSLNKRIQFLNYLAAELGLQNVSFIHDRAETFGKGVYRESYDVVTARAVARLSVLSELCIPLVKKGGQFIALKSSKGEEELEEAQFAINVLGGNVEETYTFELPEDAGERQMFVINKQRQTPKKYPRKPGTPNKTPLLEK